The Streptomyces racemochromogenes DNA segment TCTGGCGCAGCGGGCGGACCTCGACGCCGGGGGCGTGCATGTCGCACAGAAAGTAGGTGATGCCCTGGTGCTTGGGGAGGTCCGGGTCGGTGCGGGCGAGGAGGATGGCCCAGCGGGCGGTGTGGGCGCTGGAGGTCCACACCTTCTGGCCGTCGACCACCCATTCCCCGGCCTCCTCGTCGAGGACGGCGCGGGTGCCGAGGGCGGCGAGGTCGGAGCCGGCTCCGGGTTCGCTGAAGAGCTGGCACCAGACCTCCTCCCCCAGCCAGAGGGGGCGCAGGAAGCGGGCCTTCTGCTCCTCGGTGCCGTGGGCGAGGATGGTGGGCGCGGCCATGCCGAGGCCGATGCCGATCCGGCGGGGGTCGTTGTCGGGGGCTCCGGCGGCCTCCAGTTCGGCGTCCACGGCGGTCTGGAGGGTGCGGGGCGCGCCCAGCCCGCCGAGGCCCTCGGGGTAGTGGACCCAGGCGAGGCCGGCGTCGAAGCGGGCGCGGAGGAAGTCCGCGGGGGCGGTGGCGGCGGGCGGGTGCGCGGCGAGGAGGGCGCGGGTGCGGGCGCGGAGGTCTTCGGCGTCGGCGGTCATCGGGCGGCTCCGCGGTCCCGGGACGGTACGACGACCAGCCGGCCGGTGGTGGTGCCGTCGGCGACGCGCTGGACGGCGTCGGCGGCCCGGTCGAGCGGGACGCGTTCGCTGACCAGGGGTTTGATCGCGCCGTCGGTGGCGAGGCGGGTGAGTTCGGTGTGGCAGGCGAGGATCGCGCCGGGGTCCTTCGCCGCGTACAGCCCCCAGTGCAGGCCGAGGACGGAGTAGTTCTTGATCAGGGCGTGGTTGAGGGCGGGGGCCGGGACGGTGCCGCCGGCGAAGCCGACGACGACGATGCGGCCCTCGAAGGCCGCGCACTTGGCGGAGGCGGTGTAGGCGTCGCCGCCGACGGGGTCGTAGGCGACGTCGGCGCCGTGTCCGCCGGTGAACTCCTTGACGCGGGCGACGACGTCCTCGGTGGTGCGGTCGATGACGAGGTCGCAGCCGAGTTCCTCGGCGGTGCGGGCCTTGGCCTTGCCGCCGACGACGCCGATGACGGTGGCTCCGGCGGCCTTGCCGAGCTGGACGGCGGCGCTGCCGACGCCGCCGGCGGCGGCGTGCACGAGCAGGGTCTCGCCGCGCTGGAGGCGGGCCCTGCGGTGGAGGCCGAACCACCCGGTCTGGTAGCCGATGTGCAGGGCGGCGGCCTCGGCGTCGTCCAGGGCGTCGGGGGCGGGCAGCAGGGCGCGGGCGGGGGCGGTGACGTACTCGGCGAGGCCGCCGTGGGGCAGGCTCGGGTTGGCGATGACGCGGCGGCCGTCCTCGGTCAGGCCGCAGACCTCGACGCCCGGGGTGAAGGGCAGGGGCGGGCGGATCTGGTACTGGCCGCGGACGAGGAGCGCGTCGGGGAAGTTGACGTTCGCCGCGAGGACGCGGAGTTTCATTTCGCCCTCGCCGGGCACGGGTTCGGGCACCTCTTCGAGGCGCATGGCCTCGCGGGGTTCGCCGGTCGTGTGTACTCGCCATGCCTGCATCCGGGGCCTCCAGCCGCCGTCGAGGGACCACGCTCGGCGGCATACTAAGCGGTCGCTTGCCCCCTTGGGAACCCTCGTCCCCGCCATCCCCTGCGGGCGCATCCCGGCCCCGCGGCGGGCCCGCCCGCCCGTTCCGGAAATCGGACGGACGAACCACGGGTGAACACCCGTATCCGTAGATAACATCAACGGGCCGCTCGCACAGGGCATATGACGCACCAGGGGATTCCGCGCGCCCGGAGCCGACCGCTCCGGGCGCGCCTCTGCGCACGCCCACACCACAGGGGGAACCGAACGATGAACAGCACACGCACCCGCACGCGCCGGACCGGCGCGGCGGCCACCGCCGCCCTCGTCCTGGCCGGGATCGTCACCGCCGCCGGACCGGCCGCGGCCGCACCGTCCTGCACACCCCGGATCCAGGTCCTCGGCTCCATCGGCACCGGCGGGTACAACGTGGGCAACGAGCAGACCGAAGGGGTCCTCGGCCTCGGCACGGGCACCCTGTCCGTCGGCGTCTCCGGCGGCAAGCCCGTCTACTGGACCGGCACCCGGCTCCACCAGGTCCCGCTGCCCGACGCCCTTCCGGGCGCGGTGCTCGCCGTGAACAAGAGCGGCCTGATGGTCGGCGCCACCCACGGCGCCGACGGCTACCTCTTCACCTACCGGGCGGGCGATGCCACGGCCAGGCGGCTCCCGGGCAGCGACTGGCTGTCCGACGACGCCGACGTCAACGACGCCGGCTACGTCGTCTCGCGCACCCGTCCGGGCGCGGGCGCCGTGTGGAAGGACGGCCTGAAGGTACGCGACCTGGCCGTGCCCGCCGACGCGGCGCCCGGCACCCGGATCGAGCTGGTCTCCGGCATCAACAACAAGGGCGACGTCATCGGCATGGCGCGCGAGGACTACGAGGTCCCGGAGACCGGCCAGCACCTGGAGGGCAGCTACCCCGTCCTCTGGCCCGGCGACGGCGGACCGGCCAGGGCCCTGTCCCGCACCTCCAACGACAGCTGGGTGCAGGACATCGACGAGAGCGGCCGCGTCGTCGGCTACGACTGGTACGGCATGGGCTACCAGTTCCGGCCGGTGACCTGGACCCCGCCCTACACCGGGCCCGTCGGCGCCCCCGGCGCGCTGAAGACCCACCCCTACGGCACCTTCGAGGCCGTCAGCCCGACGACCGGCGTGTCCGTCGGCACCGCCAAGTTCCACCCGGACATCCAGACCCTGCCCGACCAGGCGCAACTGTGGACGGGCACCGGGCCCGTGCTCGCCCTGCCGCGGCTCGCCGCGAACCAGGCCAGCGCCGCCTCGTCGGCCGCCGACGACGGCCGGGTCGGCGGCGCGGCCGTCAACGCGGGCGGCACGCTGAAGCCGGTGATCTGGACCTGCGCGACGAAGCAGGCGTACCTGCCGAAGTAGCGGCCTGCGTCACGGGCATGGCGGTCTGCGCCCCGGCGCGCTATCGATGCCCCCATGACGGACGAGATCCAGCGCGGCCTGCCCGCGCCGCCTCCGCTGGGCGCCGCCGCCCTGCCCGCCGGCACGTACGCGGGCCAG contains these protein-coding regions:
- a CDS encoding NADPH:quinone oxidoreductase family protein translates to MQAWRVHTTGEPREAMRLEEVPEPVPGEGEMKLRVLAANVNFPDALLVRGQYQIRPPLPFTPGVEVCGLTEDGRRVIANPSLPHGGLAEYVTAPARALLPAPDALDDAEAAALHIGYQTGWFGLHRRARLQRGETLLVHAAAGGVGSAAVQLGKAAGATVIGVVGGKAKARTAEELGCDLVIDRTTEDVVARVKEFTGGHGADVAYDPVGGDAYTASAKCAAFEGRIVVVGFAGGTVPAPALNHALIKNYSVLGLHWGLYAAKDPGAILACHTELTRLATDGAIKPLVSERVPLDRAADAVQRVADGTTTGRLVVVPSRDRGAAR